The region TAATAAACCACCGATGTGGTTCATGTTTTATGAAGGGTTTTCAAAAACATTcagaaaataatgttttttttttaagtgtatACAAAGTATTTTGCAAAATTGCTTGCCACATATTTTACAACAACACTTTCATTTTTAATTTGTAGGACCTTTATATAAGGcagtatttaaatgttattgaaacgtgtTGACAAAAAAACCCATTTATAACACGTTTACTGGGATGTAACCGTCAATAGAgtgattttaaaaacaaacaaataaaaacattatatGCCACGTCAGGTCGTATTGTCAGCATATTGTCGGTATTAATGTTATTATCAACAAAAAGTACATTTGCATTAATACATTTTATATACCAACCTTTTTATCACGTTGTTGATTTAAAGGTACCCCGCATCGGCAACATGTTTTGCAAGTCATTGGGCAACAGCAGTACATTGCGTCGGCTACAGACATAAATGTCTTTGGGTTCAAATCTTGAGGATTGTTGGCACCTGTatgataaaacataataatgaacatgGTATGCTCATTCTGACAAATCATATGTAGTTATTAAAGGGTTCACAACATCTCACCCCCCTCCCCCGTAAAATAAACTAAATCAAAAGGTTTCTTTCCCAAAAAATAAATTCAAACATTGCTTCGGCATTTCTTCGCTTCCGTATATAACAAAAGTCCATTTAAATGTATTCACTTTCACTTTTCGCTGTGCACTTTTGACAATGCATCTTTCGCGGAGTTGAATTTTTTTTGATATGTATTATGCGTGTTATTTGATAAATACATGCAAAGAAATACAGATCTGTACACCACAGTTGCATTTAGCGATAGACATTATTTCACTATCATTCCTGTGCACCATTTAAAAGAAACTTAAATATTTTGTCTGTTGGTTCAGCGGCCAGTAGcgtagatttcttgttgacatGGGTGGGGGGGTGaacaaattcttgaagtatagtcaatccagcagcttttggtgacagaataagttaatggtacaaatgcgccatattgaagctaaactgatggacTTTGGTGCAAAAGCGGAATAAATTCACGTGAAGCCCGCACAAATGTGCACTTTGgggactaaaatggccaaatatggggttgATTTGGTaagaaacacacatacaggcgtcaacatagggggggggggtgattgtatggaccaatcccccctgacaaaatattgggggatctaCGTCTATGTCAGCGGCACATGTATACGCAACTATATCTTCATCTATCTATCTGTGAAGAATTAAACTTAAACGACATCAAGTGTATAATTtgaaaatgattgattgattacctGTGATGAAGCTTACTAGTAGACCAACAACAACAGTGGCTAAACAACCAATACATGTATACCAGGCGTAAGAAACGCCGAACACTTGACTCGCAACAGATCTTGAAGTATAAAGAAAATGAAAGTTCACATTTTGTTTCTTCCGCTATTTAAATTATATTTCTATAGGAACATACAGTAGACTCCTCAAACAAACTTAGGAAACTTTCCGAACCGGCTTTATGCCTTTATTACAAACCAGTCTGacgtaccggtcttctgcagccgttgtttttcttgggcCACCtttgggtctgtctttgacatcttcGGTCTGACGAAACGTGAcgtttagcttggagatcatactgcgggaaaATCCAAAAGTTGCCGCAACGTTTACATATCACTTCCTTTCGGGCAATCTACCAGTGAGTTGTAATCATTCAATATCAATATCTTCTCCTTCTTTTGAAGCTATCATAAGTTAAGGTTAGGTAAAAGACGATTTGTCCATGTGGTGTTGTCCATGAGAAAACCTTTACAGATTCATGCATGCAGTTCTTACCTTTTTGTATCTATAGTACTAGTAGAGATATTCAGAGCTGCTGCTGCTGTAGTGACCACAGTGGAAGTGACATTTTGAGTGTGTTCCTGACACAACTCTGCAGACAGTGACAGCTTATTTGTAACTGTTGTATCTGGGTGTATGATGTTACCAATGATAATTGTGCTTGTGAAGAGAATCGCAAAACAATATCCAAACACTGCTCCCTGAAgtgataataaaaatataaatattaataataggCAGCCGTGCTGCACAATGGTAGTGGTATTTTGGTACTGTGCGTAAACTAAATATggttgattttatttttaaactgGACTCTTGGAAGCTCCTGGACAAGTTTCAACTTGTGGTCCAGTGGGATCAGGGCTGACACACCAGCGTCAAATCAACTTAGAATCGACGTCGCAATTTCAAATATGACCTCGGATTTCAAATTTTGCGTCAACGTCAAATTGACGTTGAAACAACGGTGTATCAACTTCGGTGTGCGGCCACCTTTTCAACCTCATTTCTACAATAGTTCAACCCGATATCATGTTTAATCTGAAATATTGATCATCAGGTTGATGATCGACGAATGGATAAGTCAACTAGAAACCACGTTGAATCGACATTTATCATTAACCTCATTTCAACCATTGGTTGAAATCTCGTTAATAATAGACGAATTGATAATCCTAAACGTTGATCGACATTGATTTGTACATTTTTGCCAACTGATGCGTTTTCTCGCTGCGACAGACGCAACAGTATATTTGACGCAGTGTTTCCTCATCTTCCATATGGCAACAACTTGCTgtggcattttttgaaaattgcagcAGAGAACCCGGAACTCCGTTGCAAAGAACCACTAAAGAAATGCAATGTACCGATAAAACGCAAAAAAACAAGCATCggactattgggctattccagttgaaatccatacactcacaGTGATAGCTAGGAATAAGTCTCTCttgaggtgtagatttcaaaaggagtcacccattcaggtaacccttgcAATTCACagtcctgtatgggagattaaaacCAATTCTTCTATAAGGGGTATGTGCATTTTAACTGGAAGAATCCAATATGAAAGCGCTTTTTAATACATACCTTAGAATTACTCCAAGGGAGAAACATTCCAAGACAAAACAGGCCAAGGAGAGGTCCACCAAATAGAGCAAAAAAGTTGAAAACAAACTTGACAGAAAAAAAGGTAATTATTTTTTTGGAAAGAACTAGCATATCATATACAATACTTAATAAATGTTAGTATACTCCGATACAGGGCGATGTTGACGATGGTTTACAGTAACGTGGTATTCAATAGTTAGGGCCGTTGTTATATGGCTAGTCCCTGCAAAGGAGAGTGATAGAGAGAAGGAGGGGAAGctgagcagtggcgtaccgtggccgtttCTCCCCCGGGAGCTACAGAAAATGTAACGTTGGCCGCCCCTTCATAAACAGCGGAAaacttttcatacatttttcataattcttccgccctttttcttcaACTGTTTTTTGCCGCCCTACTTTTGCCGCTTTCTTCTTTTTTGCCTTGCGCTCCCAAGTCCCCCTCCCACCtcccaaacaacaacaacaacaacaaacaaacgcgCATGCTGAGGCGAGGTGGTGAATTTTGAGGTACATTTGTGCAAAACATAATGCCATTTTAAGAATGATATTTTCAACAATTTAGCTCCATAACACCTTATTCAAATTATAGCTTGCCGTTTCACATCGTAACGTATTTgcgtgacgtatttgcgcgactttgtcattgcaCGGTAAAATTGCTGTTTGGTACTTTTCACATAGTGACTTGACGTATTTGCTGTTTCATCTAGTGATGTATTTGTTCGACGCAGTTTACTTAATATTGATTTTGTTCAGAATAAGGTAtgttctgatagtgataagtgaaatatattgacaaaatggtatatttgcatttcttTAAACCAgattttaatcgacaataatgttttaatcaagcgTATGCATTAAATGAAAATCACTAAACATTTAACATTCAATTTTCTccaaatgcgtattttgcaaataagtCACTATGTGATACGGCGACGAAGTGTTTTTGTGCCCGCTTTTGTAAATTACTTTATAGAGGAAACTTACCTTTAACAAGCTAGATCCAAGCAGTGATATAATGTAGGAAATTAAAACTGCAAGTAGTCCAAAACTAAATGCTGAAATATAAGTTCAATAGAACATAAAATTATTGAATACGTCACACACCACCATGTGTGCGTAATGCTTACTATCAGCCATAGTTTCGATATAAAACCTACCAATTCTAAAAAGGACGGTCGATATGGCGACAACTTATTAATTGAGAAGTTGATGCGTATAATGCATAAGccccgtggggggggggggtgcaaaatgCATTAGCATAATTATTAGTACAAGTGTGCAGTTTCCCGAGCAAACAAATACATAAATCCCGTCCTTTTTGTTACTAAaattgttggaaaatgcaagcaaatataaatctATCAACCCTCAAGACAAATGAACGCGTCCAAAAGCAATAATACACAATCAATACACTCCACGCATTTTAAACGTTTACTCTGATTTGTTTTCAGTATCCAAGATTGCATGATCAGATTTTTCATAGTGTCTCACATtgagacatgtaggcctaccaaaataaTGTTATTTCCATGATGCAAGATACATTTCAGCACCGGTTTTGATATTGGACACATTAGAAGAAAAAAGCGCGTTACATAAAGCTCATAAAAGATGAAGATATTCCACCACACTATGGGAAATGTGGTATCCCGCCACACCATAGGAAATGAGGTATCCCGCCACACTATGTGAAATGAGGTATCCCGTCACACCATAGGGAATGAGGTAATGACATTTCTTTTTGAATCGGAACTTGATGGACGATAAGACTGACGATATGGTTGCAACCATTTAAATGACAAATGGGTAGTTTACGAAATTATTATACGAATTACCGATTACTTTTGCCAGTGTTGTCATGCGCAGATCAGGTATGCTTCTGAAGTGTGGGCGTATTATGTCCTGTACAGTAACTGCTGCAAGCGCATTCACACCGGAAGAAACCGTACTGAAATTtagaaaatgttgtcaaaataattCTACTACAAATCCGTCAAATCTGCAAGATCATTCGACTgtaagttttgtttgtttgtttgtttgtttgtttgtttatttttcaatttattcgTCTAAGTCCGAATCACAAGTATGTAAAGTCATTCTAAATAGGAGTGAGCTTTGCGGGGgtcaaaaatgctttattggtTGTTTTTCTCTGTTAACAATAACTAGTTTTGCTCTGTtaacattttttttcaacatgaaatgacaaaattttgGGATATAGACCGAAcaaaaaagtgtgcagcgccctcAAACGTCACCATACTTTATCCTGTGAAATAAGTGAATTATGGTGCAAAATCCTTCAGATTATTTATATgtttgtattttgatatgattttggtgtAAATGAAGTCGAAATACCAATTCTTGAAAGTTCCATAAAAATCGGATGTTTCGTTTTCGTGAAAATTGACATTTAAGGTCAAAATTGAGAGTGAGGGCACTTTTCAAGATTTTGCGCAAgttcagatgatggtggatgcgatatcgccattttcgacctcgccattggattaacacataatcattaaatcttcacaaacaattctaaatttgttatgtggtgtcaaaacaaaattatcttactctaaaaccgttggggtacgacaatgtaccccactgtaagtatgttgtttttcaatttataactgctaaccgtctattttgaatggggctgtcagccttgtattttcgccagcctcgaacgtcacgtacTGTGTGTCCTATGCCGCCCGCGCAAGTTGTTGATTATTTATTCTTTTTAAGTTTACATATGCAAAGATAACATCGTGGTTGACCTGCTCAAGGAATATCAGGCTTTTACTCGCAACAGTTTGTTTGCAACAGCTCATAGAACGTCTACGGTTGTGCTAAAAATAAATACTTTGCAGGATTTTACACCCAAATGCATTCATTTTACAGTATAAAATATGGTGACACTTGAGGGCCCTGCACACTTTTTTGTCGggtctataaaaaaaaatagtgtcATTTCATTGAAATGGGCCAAATGgaatgcaaaaaaaaacaaaaacctgttaaCGGATAAAACTAAATTTGACCACCATATTGCCCACTCCTATTGTAAAGCATATTTTAAAATTAAGCGCCAAAGAAAGATAGGTCAGAGTTCAGGTTCATCAAAACTTTCTTAATCACAGCCCACAATATTGCTTTATGCGTAATTGCTTACCTCAGCGTAGCACTGAACACACTCGCGACGAAAAGACCTGGAATACCTGGTGTGTTACGAAACAAATCCAAGATGTAGTAAACTATCATCTGAAAATAGAGgaaaaacaaactaaaaacaatGAAGTCTATTTTATGATGTTCAACTTTCTCGAATTAAGTAAGACAATTACCTAGTGTCTCAACGAGGGCATCGTTAACGAATTACGACCGCCAGAGTATAAGGCGGGAACGCTTACTCACCTGATCTGGCTTCTGAACGAGTCCCAGAGTTAACGGATCACAACCTTCATAGTAAGCGTACATAGTGACACCGGCAATACACACTAATAAGAATATCAGCATCACGCCAACACAACCAAAGGCAACGGCACTAATGAAGAGAATATTGCATACCCAATTAATGGTTGAGACTGCATGTGAACAACCATAGCATGAACTTTTTGGCGACATTAATAGTTCTGCAATCCCGTAATTTCAGATGTTTGATATCAGTAACGTAGGCTTACGCATTGTGCATATGAGATTATAGGTAAGGATGGTTGGGGAACTCCTCAATTAAGAAAAAttatactaattttttttttgcaggggAGTTGAAGTAGTGGGTTATTCGTAAACTGTTATATTGGGGCTTTTGTTTCAAATTATTCTTTTACCTCCCGGATTCTGTTGATCCATGTAATCGCATAGTTGGAAATTCGAAAACATGTCGCCATGATTGTCGCTGACGACTCCCATGTATCCCACTATCATTTTGTAATTATTGCCAGCACTTGGCGAATCCCGCAAGGATTATATAGGGTCACTTTATAGTTATAGTAAATCAGGATATATCATTTAAGTACTCACATTTTAGCTTCTCTTGCTGTCGCCAATGTGAGGTATCGCTGAACCATGGTTTGGTTAACAGCATAGATGTGACCCCAGAAGAATATTCCACCCACGAAAACGGACCAAAATGTATGACGTATGCTAGGATCAGGACTAAAACTTTAATAAGATTTAGAAAAAACGAAACATGACTGTTGATTCAAACTATATTTCTGAAAATGAATACACTAACATAAAAAATACATTAAGTATTGTGCAGTTTAATTGACTAAGAATTAGAAGAAACGATAGGATGTGTTCTGCTTTTACTTTCCTCTTTCGCGTATTGAATGTAGTGGATATCGGCTGCACTGACAGCCACGTTATTAGACCTGAGTATCAACTAACACATGATAGGCCCAAATGATAGTAAAACAAAAGTCTTATCGCTTATTCTCCAATTCAATCATAGCGTGTGCATATATTGGTGTTCAGATTTGGTACCAACCGTGGCCAAGCGGAACGGGCTCCAGAGCTTAAAAGCTTAAAActttgatttaattaatgtgtgcacaataaATTTtcatatctgatcttttcagtcactgtactccctctgtttattgtcttcccaagtggactacttacgtTTGATTGCAGTAAACATGCTTAACACGGTTGTCTACGGATGGGATTGTCGGATAATGTATCTTTAAATGGAATTGGCTTGTAATTGGTCGCCCAGATATCGTTATGGTATAAATCatccgggcacctgccattaccataaATAACCTCATGGTACACATCTATGTGTTGGCGCGAACAATAAACTCTcactaggtgcatgagcgcgtcttttATTCCCAGGCtttgtgcttgcggttaaattggattgataaacaagtatgattgacatgGTTTGTTAGGGACAGAGTCCCCGATGAAAGTCCTGTTTCAAATACAAAGTACATAGTCGAAACTCGGGCTTTCGCTATTAATacactggtagattctaaaatcaaaattgtttagtattgaagtgccattataattatgtcattatgatatgccgtaaacgttcgcctaatggcgctatggagtttatggaaatgagagagcgccatccctgtaaaagccgaatattatcactgatcattaaggatacgtgtagttaaagggtgaaacctatcgacacatacaattatgaacaagatcaaaCAAACGTGTTCATGATAAttcggtaatcattcacctgatacgttgtggcccagtgagcagagcattagaatATAAGTGCGAGGATAAAAGAACTTGTGAAGATTGAtagttcgaatctcatgcagtaatttctgtcaatgtttttttctgatttgaggaaattttattctctattttcgtgattttatctttaacattgtttatatatttttattattttatcttttatgtgtcttttttcatgattctttgtttttctaTAGGTTTTATCGTTTCTTTTTCGTTGtatagagtaactcaatccattgaATTAAATGTTGTCAcgaacctatttgatcgtataggcatttgttatatgtgagacgaactgtcgcgagcgacaagtctttcaattcgcgcggatgtccttgcctatgcttcagtggtcataagaggtgtatcattttattcgaaagcggggtcccaaatatatggggGTCATAAATTCTTGGTAAGaaaaataggagggggtcataaaatgtttcatgaccaaaatatagggagtcacacgatAACCGCAgattgtgtgtttattttattcaaaaagactgatttcaatacaattttggggttggggatcataaaatttttgatgccgaaatagggggtgcgcaattttattgacgcagattttttgtaaattttggacccccccttccgaaacaAATTATAGCcccctaagaggattcaaaagataacctctgccccaataatccctagctatatttatttgaaactgttccacgtaggatgtatcataataggctcagtcttcaaatgatataaataaaatttaaattagtgaacgaacaaaatcatacaacgaccaatagcagtacgacagcaacttagctcacttccggtaatttttaccggcgtaaCCTCTGCTgctacgtaacgcaatgttgaaaatcaggtggcaaatacggtttttcagaaaacatcaaaaaaatggaatacaccagtcgtttctcccttcatttccatattgagcccatagataacatatgaaacatgagtataaggcaaagaataacgtgtaaaagttgaattattgtggaaaaatgaatacttttggtgcgcgaagtagcctaaaaaatgagagaaaatgcatgtcacgatcactaaaatggttatatctacagctttgaggaaacgccggtctaatgcttttctgttgtgataaacattaattaatcacagcttgtattaaaatttcagcgaaaatgagcggtggaacaacctagtcgtaggttgaaaagttgcattCAGTGAGTCCGCGTGACGGTAAGCGCACggtgcaagtgtcacgatgcttcacgaaatggatcccagccggcactgtctattatacatgttatattgattaatatagcacttaaaaacgtctattgttatatattttataaatgcaaaatactctattgtgtaacaaaatattgtagtcgtcaaagaaggtagtatcatctcatttaactgaagtacaagcagttttgaaaagattgttgttgagtgagatccttgaacatgttgaacgagaaataagatagcaataGAATACGCTTcgcccgaacaagttgcgatggcttagtagacagagcgaaggtgtgcagtgcggaaggttgagagttcgattcccatgttatcttatcgatgatgtggaatttttcagttcgtttttcttttcttttttcctctcccttttgtctttaataatataggcctaatgaatgtcagcttgaaggcccacttttttcatgatttatttcgtGTTCATGATTAAGCCTAATCCTAccttcgagttcatatctttttaaATGCATtgaagttcagtagctttcaatatgaaataatcaaataaagcatgtcaaacttaagtaatttttaaaagttcaagaatatatataggcctatcaaataaaggaacgtcaacacagattttcacgattttttaattggactagacccctcccctatcggcaacatattttatgagcttttatgcatacatatcaaatcataagatgcacgaatttcaaacctaatattttggcatatttgtaatttttacacaatgtccaacttacacctcggattacacctaattggaatcagccaagttcgttgtctagatagagcaactaactttgatgtcttattaagactaatcccccatagaacaccacagtcaagcggtcaagatattaagtgttttctttcatttttatctcgctacaaatgcttcaaatgtaacgtgaaaaccttcctgacagttatttactaatattataaatattgttataatttttggaataacaaaacttcaaatttgcccgaaatcgtatattattcgctacttgcacggttccgccattatgcaatTTTTTCTGGGAGAGCGTCAATCTgtcagcatacatgaaaggaagaattatgtaaccttacacagaacgttatgactagttcaattcccattcatgtatgctgccagttcgagaaGCTCTCTCGCACATAgtacataatggcggaaccgtgcaagtagcgaatggctttaataaatcaaatcaaaaatcaaagagaggtgcttgcggggttcgaaccaagatcgaacttccaaatacatgtatttacaacTAAGCCATACCTGAGATATGATTAATTatattattcgctacttgcacggttccgccattatgcactatgtgcggggagagcctcgaactggcagcatacatgaaaggaagagttatgtaaccttacacagaacgttatgactagttcaattcccattagttaataatgttattcccaatcagtggctcactcgtgcattctatttctggaatgaattaacaccgtccaaataatgtaacacaaacctttatgctgacttttaaaattgtttgaacgttgggagtattattttcaagttaaataaccaacaatggacaattgacaatgaaagtttctttgcaggaaaaacatcggccgtacaatatatggcgtggcagtagtcacgcacaaagataaacatttcaacatgttcaatatatgaCAACGAATATACCCCAACaaaaattcacgaaattttcaggcaagctaacttaagttattctataacatgacacccatttttgattccggcgctttttcttgcttgatgatatgaacatttttgttttcgtgacatgcaatttttctcattttccgatctactttggacatgttcaagcttctttttttccatttaattcaacttttacacgttatttgttgctttacacaaatgtttgatgtcttatctgtggtcagggtacatgaatggagcaatatacgagccgtgtcttccatttctggagctattttgataaaaagcgtttgccggctaaaatttcaacattgtgttacgtaacccgtgttcaccaacccgtataaattttctgtcgaacaaaagaggtcacgaagttgctgtcgtactgatagAGGTTGTGCaaatgacgtatcatcccgtaaatatggcggactactcaaatgcattcaacaaaagcatgattgcatctaccgcgacagttcgtctcacacacataacaaaatgcactacgatcaaataggttgatgacaacatttgattgaatggactgcactgcgccatgattacgggtcAGACAACAgtagggtgtaattttgaactgaagaatattaaaaaaatgtgaagaaattacaatgttatagaaATATTTACCAAAATGATTTAGGTACAGTGTGTCCcataaaaagaggcccctcattgcgccctctttttctcctatttctgaaaagttgatgaaatatattttggtatgtaaagaaaccttgagtcgttagctttaataaactaaaacagttatatcaatcagctcacaacttttgaagatatgctctttttaagaaatgtacccatttttcactctgtccacggagaaggtttggctacttcaaagattgacaaggagtacacataccatgcataaatatgaaaaattcctcaatgataacttttttCCAGtgtgtttatgggcaatggattttattaatagtgtcattaatttgtgggtaaaatgggtgccgaatgggacttattttgctttacttgcaattacttattttttcttggttatttatacctttttgttttattatgtttcttactttcttattttgttgtttcttgctttttttttttaattacaacataattcattctctttttaggataaagggtagccctaaaaggctgtttggtttgtttttggttcttctgaagtgagtttactgtgctgctctgccctctacctggttggctccttggcgaatacaggtttcagcccttgtcctcattgcatcaattgcgttgcgtaccatccttgtgcaccggatacttgcgaatgcattcagtaatacctttgccacaaaggaaaaaaaaatcaattggtgtgaggtctggtgatcgtgtaggccactccacagcatgagccatccgaaccactctgtttgctatccgtggacagagtgaaaaacgggtacttttattcaaaagggcatatcttcaaaagttgtgagccgattgaaataattgttttgggttattaaaggtttctttacataccaaaatatatttaatcaacttttcagaaataggagaaaaagagtgtgcaacgaggggcctcttttttttgggacaccctgtataacgtatgaatcgatttacaaattatatccaatgacactttgagaaagaattactgaaaaaaacctaaaacatttgctgctctagcaattaacttagtgacctaaagtattgggtcatgtcacgattttttttctgaggcattatgtccacgttgctcaatttaacatacacgtatccttaatgctgttgagattttacaaggagggcgctctcacatttctaagaatccaatagcgccattaggcgaacgtttacggtgtTGCATTTAATtttataagcctacgtatagacgaatccaaatacacgcatccctacacctgactagcagcctttagttgggtccccgtcggctacaatgcatccaaaatgtgaaatgattcggccttggcggacatttttgaactgcattccatcacccgttgtacaccttccgcgaaaacaaagattgatttaagtttacaacacaatacagttccaacagttgtgcaaataaaagccgccttacacgtagataaggtcgaggagggttaatagaataatacaatagagataattccgcaggtaatcccgtcgcatctattcatagatgtacaaatggatgaacaaaaggactatatgcatatgtatgaatagatgcgacaggattacctctattgtatatattattctattaaccctcctcgtctttgcatctt is a window of Amphiura filiformis chromosome 2, Afil_fr2py, whole genome shotgun sequence DNA encoding:
- the LOC140142381 gene encoding sodium-coupled monocarboxylate transporter 2-like yields the protein MRLHGSTESGSAVAFGCVGVMLIFLLVCIAGVTMYAYYEGCDPLTLGLVQKPDQMIVYYILDLFRNTPGIPGLFVASVFSATLSTVSSGVNALAAVTVQDIIRPHFRSIPDLRMTTLAKVIAFSFGLLAVLISYIISLLGSSLLKFVFNFFALFGGPLLGLFCLGMFLPWSNSKGAVFGYCFAILFTSTIIIGNIIHPDTTVTNKLSLSAELCQEHTQNVTSTVVTTAAAALNISTSTIDTKRSVASQVFGVSYAWYTCIGCLATVVVGLLVSFITGANNPQDLNPKTFMSVADAMYCCCPMTCKTCCRCGVPLNQQRDKKQAVLLIMKKSEMLSVCVQEPAMRLIWIATYE